From a single Glycine soja cultivar W05 chromosome 19, ASM419377v2, whole genome shotgun sequence genomic region:
- the LOC114399520 gene encoding cytochrome P450 82A4-like, with the protein MDFVLNYLNANTIGVLSLILFCLFLYHPFKFARGKKEAPTVAGAWPILGHLPLLNGSDIPHRALGDLADKYGPIFTIKLGVKKALVISNWEIAKECFTTNDIFVSSRPKLVAVEYMGYNQAMLGFAPYGPYWRELRKVATLEILSNRRVEQLQDVRVSEVQHSIKDLFNVWCSKKNESGYALVELKQWFYHLTFNMVLQMVVGKRYFSATTVDDQEMAQRCVKAVKEFMRLIGVFTVGDAIPFLRRFDFGGHEKAMKETGKELDNILGEWLEEHRQNRSLGESIDRDFMDVMISLLDGKTIQGIDADTIIKSTVLAVILGATDTTSTTLTWAICLMLRNPFALENVKAELDIQVGKERCITESDISKLTYLQAVVKETLRLYPAGPLSVPREFTENCTLGGYNIEKGTRLITNLWKIHTDINVWSDPLEFKPERFLTTYKDVDVRGHHFELLPFGGGRRICPGISFGLQMVHLILARFLHSFQILNMSTEPLDITETFGSTNTISTPLDILIKPYLSPNCYV; encoded by the exons ATGGATTTTGTTCTAAATTACCTTAATGCCAATACAATTGGAGTTCTTTCGCTAATCCTCTTCTGTTTGTTTTTGTATCATCCCTTCAAATTTGCTCGAGGTAAAAAAGAGGCTCCCACAGTTGCAGGTGCATGGCCAATACTTGGTCACCTTCCACTGTTAAATGGTTCAGATATACCCCATAGAGCCTTGGGTGATTTGGCTGACAAGTATGGACCCATATTCACCATCAAACTTGGCGTCAAAAAGGCTTTAGTAATTAGCAATTGGGAAATAGCTAAGGAATGCTTCACCACAAATGACATTTTTGTTTCGTCTCGCCCTAAGCTTGTTGCCGTTGAGTACATGGGCTACAACCAAGCCATGTTAGGCTTTGCACCCTATGGTCCTTATTGGCGCGAACTACGAAAGGTTGCAACGTTAGAGATCCTCTCTAATCGCCGAGTGGAGCAACTACAAGATGTTCGTGTCTCTGAAGTTCAACATTCGATTAAAGATCTCTTCAATGTTTGGTGTAGCAAAAAGAACGAGTCTGGTTATGCATTGGTAGAGCTGAAACAATGGTTTTATCATTTGACATTCAACATGGTTCTTCAAATGGTCGTTGGGAAGCGATATTTCAGTGCTACAACTGTGGATGATCAAGAGATGGCTCAAAGATGTGTGAAAGCTGTGAAGGAGTTCATGCGTCTCATAGGGGTGTTTACAGTGGGAGATGCTATTCCTTTTTTGAGAAGGTTTGATTTTGGTGGCCATGAGAAGGCCATGAAAGAAACTGGGAAAGAACTGGATAATATTTTGGGTGAGTGGTTAGAGGAGCACCGACAAAACAGGTCTTTGGGTGAAAGTATTGATCGAGACTTCATGGATGTGATGATTTCCTTGCTTGATGGAAAAACAATTCAAGGGATTGATGCCGATACCATCATCAAATCCACTGTACTG GCAGTAATTTTAGGAGCAACTGACACAACCAGTACTACTCTTACGTGGGCAATATGCTTGATGTTGAGAAATCCTTTTGCGTTGGAAAATGTTAAAGCGGAACTTGACATCCAAGTTGGAAAAGAAAGATGTATAACTGAATCTGATATAAGTAAGTTAACATACCTTCAAGCTGTTGTCAAAGAAACTTTAAGATTATACCCTGCAGGTCCTCTCTCAGTACCTCGAGAATTCACGGAGAATTGCACTTTAGGTGGCTACAACATTGAAAAAGGAACACGTCTAATTACAAATCTTTGGAAGATTCACACAGATATTAATGTTTGGTCAGATCCATTAGAGTTCAAACCAGAAAGATTTCTCACCACCTACAAAGATGTTGATGTTAGGGGTCATCATTTTGAGCTATTACCATTTGGAGGTGGTAGAAGAATTTGTCCTGGAATATCCTTTGGCCTTCAAATGGTTCATTTAATTCTTGCTAGGTTTTTGCATTCCTTTCAAATCCTAAATATGTCAACTGAACCTCTTGATATAACTGAAACCTTTGGATCAACCAACACTATATCTACCCCACTTGACATTCTTATTAAACCATATTTATCTCCTAATTGTTATGTATGA